One Brevibacterium spongiae DNA segment encodes these proteins:
- a CDS encoding amidohydrolase family protein yields MKDEEMGRVIDTHAHVYPTKHLDAIESLGVDPASTKIARGMHADSDAHDMAERLEWMDRAGVDAQVLSVMPRGAFGPDAGPVAAAAASVNDTYARLLEDYPGRFFAYAHLPLPHVDESIAEARRILSAPGFLGVSVPTVFPDGTPLSDPGLDEIWAELDRQATVVNVHPTGQGACSPMPVWRG; encoded by the coding sequence ATGAAGGATGAGGAAATGGGTCGAGTCATCGATACACACGCGCACGTCTACCCCACGAAGCATCTCGATGCGATCGAATCATTGGGCGTTGACCCGGCGAGCACGAAGATCGCTCGCGGCATGCACGCGGATTCCGACGCCCACGACATGGCTGAACGACTGGAATGGATGGACCGGGCCGGGGTCGATGCTCAGGTTCTCTCCGTCATGCCGCGGGGAGCGTTCGGCCCCGATGCCGGCCCTGTCGCCGCGGCCGCCGCGTCGGTCAACGACACGTACGCGCGGCTGCTGGAGGACTATCCCGGACGCTTCTTCGCCTACGCCCACCTGCCTCTGCCGCACGTGGATGAGTCCATCGCCGAGGCGCGTAGGATCCTCTCGGCTCCAGGCTTCCTCGGGGTCTCTGTTCCCACGGTCTTCCCGGACGGGACTCCTCTGTCGGATCCGGGTCTCGATGAGATCTGGGCCGAACTCGATCGGCAGGCAACGGTCGTCAATGTGCATCCGACCGGGCAGGGCGCGTGTTCGCCGATGCCGGTCTGGCGTGGGTGA
- a CDS encoding acetoacetate--CoA ligase — protein sequence MTAEPIWLPDPDQTPRPQIADFTEFANQRTGQTMAGFDELWQWSVNDLDGFWGAVWDFFDVIADEPYTEVLADRSMPGATWFPGTRLNYAEHALRAGLDDKLADEPAIITITEDGHRTEITWRELRRQVGSLAAWLRGQGVEQGDRVVGYLPNTHHTLIAFLASASLGAIWSACAQDYAAEGAATKLGQLEPKVLFAADGYLWNGTSFDRRDQVADLAHRMPSLRAVVGVGNLGEEFIDDQDQITNLVTWADVTSGDAVPEFARVDFDTPLWVLYSSGTTGIPKGIVHSHGGVVIDHLRLLGLHLDLRPGDRFFWYTNTNWMMWNLVASALVAGATTVCFDGSPLYPGPGRLWEIAADTKANVLGVSPGIFLAGMKAGLEPGREHDLSALRTIGATGAPVPAHCFPWVRDAVGERVQLASTSGGTDVVSGFAGSAPNCPVWAGELSRPILGVALESWDDSGQPLVDEVGEMVITAPMPSMPVKFWNDPDGQRYRDTYFSMFPGVWRHGDWITITDHGSVIISGRSDATLNRQGVRLGSADIYDVVDGIPEVAESLVIGAEQPDGGYWMPLFVVLASGVSLDSALRSRIAGDLRSKASPRHVPDDIIAVPAIPHTRTGKKLEVPVKRLIQGHALDRVANADAVDSFEALEYFARFAEGGAGSR from the coding sequence TTGACCGCTGAACCGATCTGGCTTCCCGACCCTGACCAGACCCCGCGTCCGCAGATCGCTGACTTCACCGAATTCGCCAACCAACGCACCGGCCAGACCATGGCCGGCTTTGATGAACTGTGGCAGTGGTCGGTGAACGACCTCGACGGGTTCTGGGGTGCGGTCTGGGACTTCTTCGACGTCATCGCCGACGAGCCCTATACCGAAGTGCTTGCTGATCGGTCCATGCCCGGCGCCACCTGGTTCCCCGGCACCCGCCTCAACTACGCCGAACACGCCCTGCGGGCCGGCCTCGATGACAAGCTCGCCGACGAACCAGCGATCATCACCATCACCGAAGACGGGCACCGCACCGAGATCACCTGGCGCGAGCTGCGCCGCCAAGTCGGATCCCTCGCCGCCTGGCTGCGCGGCCAAGGAGTCGAACAGGGCGACCGCGTCGTCGGCTACCTGCCGAATACCCACCACACTCTCATCGCCTTCCTCGCCTCCGCCTCGCTCGGTGCCATCTGGTCCGCCTGTGCCCAGGACTACGCCGCCGAAGGTGCCGCGACGAAGCTCGGCCAGCTCGAGCCGAAGGTGCTCTTCGCCGCTGACGGCTACCTGTGGAACGGCACGTCCTTCGACCGCCGCGACCAGGTCGCGGATTTGGCCCACCGGATGCCGAGTCTGCGGGCCGTGGTCGGGGTGGGCAACCTCGGCGAGGAATTCATCGATGATCAGGATCAGATCACGAACCTTGTCACCTGGGCCGATGTCACCTCTGGGGATGCGGTACCTGAGTTCGCGCGCGTCGATTTCGATACCCCGCTGTGGGTGCTGTACTCCTCGGGCACGACGGGGATTCCCAAGGGGATCGTGCACAGCCACGGCGGAGTCGTCATCGATCACCTGCGTCTGCTGGGTCTCCACCTCGATCTGCGTCCGGGTGATCGGTTCTTCTGGTACACGAATACGAACTGGATGATGTGGAATCTCGTCGCCTCGGCGCTGGTGGCCGGCGCGACCACGGTGTGCTTCGACGGCAGTCCCCTCTATCCGGGGCCCGGCCGGCTGTGGGAGATCGCCGCGGATACCAAGGCCAACGTGCTCGGGGTCAGTCCCGGGATCTTCCTGGCCGGGATGAAGGCCGGACTCGAACCCGGGCGGGAGCACGATCTCTCCGCGCTGCGCACGATCGGGGCTACCGGTGCCCCGGTGCCTGCTCACTGCTTCCCGTGGGTGCGTGACGCCGTCGGCGAGCGCGTGCAGCTGGCCTCGACGTCCGGCGGCACAGACGTTGTCAGCGGTTTCGCCGGCTCCGCCCCGAACTGCCCGGTGTGGGCCGGAGAACTGTCGCGACCTATCCTCGGCGTGGCCCTGGAGTCGTGGGATGACTCTGGTCAGCCGTTGGTCGATGAGGTCGGGGAGATGGTCATCACCGCACCGATGCCGTCGATGCCGGTGAAGTTCTGGAACGATCCCGACGGGCAGCGCTACCGCGACACCTACTTCTCGATGTTCCCCGGAGTGTGGCGCCACGGTGACTGGATCACCATCACCGACCACGGCAGCGTCATCATCTCCGGCCGCTCGGACGCCACCCTCAACCGGCAGGGTGTGCGCCTGGGAAGCGCCGACATCTACGACGTCGTCGACGGCATCCCCGAGGTGGCCGAGTCCCTGGTCATCGGTGCCGAGCAACCGGATGGCGGGTACTGGATGCCGCTGTTCGTTGTGTTGGCGTCGGGGGTTTCGTTGGATTCTGCTTTGCGGTCGCGGATTGCTGGGGATCTGCGGTCGAAGGCGTCGCCGCGGCATGTGCCCGATGACATCATCGCCGTGCCCGCGATTCCGCACACTCGCACGGGCAAGAAGCTCGAAGTCCCGGTCAAGCGGCTCATCCAGGGGCATGCGCTGGATCGCGTGGCCAATGCGGATGCTGTGGATTCGTTCGAGGCGCTTGAGTACTTCGCGCGGTTTGCTGAGGGTGGGGCTGGGTCAAGGTGA
- a CDS encoding amidohydrolase family protein: MFADAGLAWVNGAPVEDATAVLHLLKADVPRRFPHIRFHIAHLGGDLAVLFQRIEDNFADWDAFPSSPQTALRSMWFDAANFYEPALRLALEAYGHGTVMAGSDHPYFQGRSMSVHSTTSAPRRSIPTSSRRSWAATPPNSTGGEHTDRVFRRPPAH, translated from the coding sequence GTGTTCGCCGATGCCGGTCTGGCGTGGGTGAATGGGGCGCCCGTCGAGGACGCCACGGCGGTCCTGCACCTGCTCAAGGCTGATGTGCCCAGGAGGTTCCCGCACATCCGCTTTCACATCGCTCACCTCGGCGGTGACTTGGCGGTCCTGTTCCAACGCATCGAGGACAACTTCGCGGACTGGGATGCCTTCCCGTCCTCACCGCAGACGGCTCTGCGGTCGATGTGGTTCGACGCGGCGAACTTCTATGAACCGGCACTGCGGCTGGCTCTCGAAGCCTATGGCCACGGCACGGTCATGGCAGGATCCGACCACCCCTACTTCCAGGGGAGAAGTATGTCCGTGCATTCGACTACGTCCGCACCGCGGCGATCGATCCCGACGTCGTCGAGACGATCATGGGCGGCAACGCCGCCGAACTCTACCGGTGGTGAGCACACGGATCGGGTCTTTCGTCGACCTCCGGCACACTGA
- a CDS encoding Panacea domain-containing protein encodes MTTSVQVLQYIKSEMPHVTSTQAMKLLYYTQAWSLVWTGRQAFSDPVIAWQYGPATLDAYQAFQNQARPRRDLIGDDLKSVVDAVIVHYGQMTAGQLRDMTHSERPWRNVYYAADGGHEARRAISLTDMKKEYTMQALKGKGPTKPQLHSAVVDQVAFEALLDRVRAEDREALDILASR; translated from the coding sequence ATGACAACATCAGTCCAAGTACTTCAGTACATCAAGTCCGAGATGCCTCACGTCACCAGTACCCAGGCGATGAAGCTTCTCTATTACACCCAAGCCTGGTCACTTGTATGGACAGGCAGACAAGCATTCTCCGATCCAGTGATCGCCTGGCAGTATGGTCCGGCGACTCTGGACGCGTACCAAGCTTTCCAGAATCAGGCCCGACCTCGGCGGGACCTGATCGGAGACGATTTGAAGTCGGTGGTGGATGCAGTCATCGTTCACTACGGTCAAATGACTGCAGGGCAGCTGAGGGACATGACCCACAGTGAACGTCCGTGGCGCAACGTATACTACGCAGCAGATGGCGGGCACGAAGCCAGGAGAGCAATTTCTCTTACGGATATGAAAAAGGAGTACACGATGCAGGCGCTCAAGGGCAAGGGACCAACCAAGCCCCAGCTTCATTCTGCGGTCGTGGACCAAGTTGCGTTTGAAGCACTCCTCGATCGTGTTCGAGCTGAGGACCGGGAAGCGCTGGACATCCTCGCTTCCCGGTGA
- a CDS encoding excisionase family DNA-binding protein, protein MIEADAISVPAEDSAESDKLAAVVDFIAHKQRRTDGSSARYYLSGADGADRVELTEELFDVLKRAAEGLRKGQSVSLLRRDQEITTQQAADLLGLSRPTIVKLIDTGDLEANVPGSVRRKLRLADVVAYRDKLHIERSDFIAESSYEYQDVDVEESAEALSELREERRNHLS, encoded by the coding sequence ATGATCGAAGCGGATGCCATTTCAGTGCCAGCTGAAGACAGTGCCGAATCCGACAAGTTGGCTGCCGTTGTTGATTTCATTGCGCATAAGCAGCGGCGCACAGACGGTTCTTCGGCTCGCTATTACTTGTCCGGAGCTGACGGGGCTGACCGGGTGGAGCTGACAGAGGAGCTGTTCGACGTGCTGAAGCGGGCTGCAGAAGGGCTTCGTAAAGGGCAATCGGTCAGCCTGCTCCGCCGTGATCAGGAGATCACTACTCAGCAGGCAGCTGATCTGCTTGGGCTCAGTCGTCCTACTATCGTCAAACTCATCGATACAGGCGACCTCGAAGCCAACGTTCCTGGTTCGGTTCGACGCAAATTGCGGTTGGCTGATGTTGTGGCTTACCGGGACAAGCTTCATATCGAGCGATCGGATTTCATCGCTGAGAGCTCCTACGAGTATCAAGACGTCGACGTAGAGGAGAGTGCGGAAGCCCTGTCCGAGCTTCGAGAAGAACGCAGGAATCATCTGAGCTGA
- the istB gene encoding IS21-like element helper ATPase IstB, translated as MNAKTIPASTPAVTALGDQAAEAAIATACRTLFMPTIRDQASPMAEAAARERLSHKAYLAEVLAAECDDRDARRRIRRIKEAKFPRTKHLSDFDTAAIEDLPPARLATLATGAWIDAGEPLVLLGDSGTGKTHLLIGLGTAAAEQGRRVRYVTTAALVNELTEAADAKQLSRVVGRYARLDLLCLDELGYVSLDSRGAELLFQIITEREERASIATASNASFSEWGQTFTDPRLAAAVVDRLTFNAHIINTGTSSYRLRTTRARSEEATLQEGDQP; from the coding sequence ATGAACGCGAAAACCATCCCGGCATCGACGCCGGCAGTGACTGCTCTGGGTGATCAGGCGGCTGAGGCCGCGATCGCCACGGCTTGTCGGACCCTGTTCATGCCCACGATCCGTGACCAGGCCTCACCGATGGCCGAGGCAGCAGCCCGAGAACGGCTCTCGCACAAGGCCTACCTGGCTGAGGTGTTGGCCGCGGAGTGTGATGATCGTGATGCCCGCCGTCGGATCCGGCGGATCAAGGAAGCGAAGTTTCCTCGCACCAAGCACCTGTCCGACTTCGATACCGCCGCCATCGAGGATTTGCCGCCGGCCCGGTTGGCGACTCTGGCCACCGGAGCGTGGATCGATGCCGGTGAGCCGTTGGTGCTACTCGGTGATTCCGGGACAGGGAAGACGCATCTGCTGATCGGTCTGGGGACCGCCGCGGCCGAGCAGGGCCGCAGAGTCCGCTACGTCACGACGGCGGCCCTGGTCAACGAGCTCACCGAGGCCGCCGATGCCAAGCAGCTCTCCCGGGTAGTGGGCCGCTATGCTCGCCTGGACCTGCTGTGCCTGGATGAGTTGGGGTATGTCAGCCTCGATTCTCGTGGAGCTGAGTTACTCTTCCAGATCATCACCGAACGTGAGGAACGAGCCTCGATTGCGACAGCCTCGAACGCCTCGTTCAGCGAGTGGGGGCAGACATTCACCGACCCGCGGCTGGCCGCGGCCGTTGTCGATCGGTTGACGTTTAACGCCCACATCATCAACACCGGCACCAGCTCTTACCGGCTGCGCACCACCCGGGCCAGGAGCGAAGAGGCCACTTTGCAGGAAGGAGATCAACCATGA
- a CDS encoding type II toxin-antitoxin system death-on-curing family toxin, whose translation MDQVIQIHDAETTAPLLDYNALASAVHSPMAGFGDFEPYPTLFEKAAVLLAHLANNHAFHDGNKRCAWISCRVFLLMNGISIEPTTEEIVQFVEECVVRDKWGNRDIAVWLNEHQA comes from the coding sequence GTGGATCAAGTCATCCAGATCCACGACGCTGAAACTACAGCGCCGCTTCTGGACTACAACGCCCTCGCATCTGCCGTTCATTCACCCATGGCCGGATTCGGTGATTTCGAACCGTACCCGACTCTCTTTGAGAAGGCCGCGGTTCTCCTCGCGCACTTGGCGAACAATCATGCGTTCCACGATGGAAACAAGCGTTGCGCTTGGATCTCGTGCAGGGTGTTTCTCTTGATGAATGGGATCTCAATCGAACCAACGACCGAAGAGATCGTTCAGTTCGTCGAAGAATGCGTAGTCCGTGATAAATGGGGCAACAGGGACATCGCTGTCTGGCTCAACGAGCATCAGGCATAA
- a CDS encoding helix-turn-helix transcriptional regulator, whose translation MRFQRPHPSKTPLAQSLFAIADRAAHAANPSGSPSSENAAAPPQAPELLLLDACYAVATGDLERASLLVTRARADVTGARWLNLATQLDIITNGQDPEHMVDQIIDDVVSGHGELSDLVLLRRHAVLTDSHLRRLPESARARIMSIPEVRTDERIRPTLTPRENEVLDGLREGLTRRQIAEKQFRSENTVRSQVRSLYQKLGAATLDEALEAARRWGL comes from the coding sequence ATGCGCTTCCAGCGCCCTCACCCGTCGAAGACACCGCTGGCGCAGAGCCTCTTTGCGATTGCTGATCGTGCGGCCCACGCAGCGAATCCGTCCGGATCACCCTCGTCCGAAAATGCGGCCGCACCGCCTCAGGCTCCGGAGCTTCTGCTCCTCGACGCCTGTTACGCCGTGGCAACCGGTGATCTGGAACGTGCTTCTCTTCTTGTCACTCGCGCCCGGGCTGATGTGACGGGCGCTCGGTGGCTGAACCTCGCAACGCAGCTGGACATCATCACGAACGGCCAGGACCCCGAGCACATGGTTGACCAGATCATCGATGACGTTGTGTCCGGGCATGGGGAGCTGAGCGATTTGGTTCTGCTGCGGCGTCATGCGGTTCTGACGGACTCCCACTTGCGGCGTCTGCCTGAATCGGCACGCGCGCGGATCATGTCTATCCCGGAGGTTCGTACTGACGAGAGAATTCGTCCGACTCTCACCCCACGTGAGAACGAAGTGCTCGATGGCCTTCGCGAAGGGCTGACCCGTCGACAGATCGCCGAGAAGCAGTTCCGATCGGAGAACACTGTGCGGTCGCAGGTGAGGAGCCTTTACCAGAAGCTCGGCGCTGCGACTCTGGACGAGGCCCTGGAAGCGGCGCGACGCTGGGGGCTGTGA
- the istA gene encoding IS21 family transposase, with amino-acid sequence MSRVEQFENIRRDHRDHEMSIRQLAQKYKVHRRTVRQALADAVPPRRKTPERVAPVLGEHVATVRAWLVADKEVPRKQRHTARRVWQRLVEEEGVEVAESSVRTLVAKLRRDIFDQSLEVKVPQTHAPAAEAEVDFGEFYALIGGVWLKLWMFILRLSHSGKAVHIAYANQAQESFLDGHVKAFDRLGGVPTGMIRYDNLTPAVVRVLLGREREENPRFVALRSHYGFDSFFCQPGIKGAHEKGGVEGEVGRFRRRHLVPVPEFASLAELNAFMVAADAGDDDRKITGRVETVGAAAARELPGLRGLPDEVFDAAQTLSCRVDARARVCVRQSYYSVPARLAGRRLQVRLGATTVTVIAESGVVAVHTRSLHKYTEDLVLDHYLEVLIRKPGAFAGATALAAARKSGMFTNAHQRFWDAARGQLGDTAGTRALIGVLLLHRSLPNGDIVTALTTATGLGCFDADVVAVEARRAGQAMTAPPAVVVPAHVGPVGERPVPGLGAYDELVSVVGA; translated from the coding sequence ATGTCGAGAGTGGAGCAATTCGAGAATATCCGACGAGACCACAGAGACCATGAGATGTCGATTCGACAGTTAGCCCAAAAGTACAAGGTCCACCGCAGGACGGTACGTCAGGCGTTGGCGGATGCGGTACCACCGCGGCGGAAGACTCCGGAGAGGGTAGCACCAGTCCTCGGTGAGCACGTTGCCACCGTCCGGGCTTGGTTAGTTGCTGACAAAGAGGTCCCTCGGAAGCAGCGTCATACCGCCCGGCGGGTCTGGCAGCGCCTCGTCGAGGAGGAAGGAGTCGAGGTTGCGGAGTCGAGTGTGCGAACCCTGGTCGCGAAGCTGCGCCGGGACATTTTCGATCAGTCGTTGGAGGTCAAGGTTCCTCAAACCCATGCCCCGGCGGCTGAAGCCGAGGTCGACTTCGGGGAGTTCTACGCCCTCATCGGTGGGGTGTGGTTGAAGCTGTGGATGTTCATTCTGCGCCTATCGCATTCGGGTAAAGCCGTGCACATTGCTTACGCCAACCAGGCTCAGGAGTCGTTTCTCGACGGTCATGTGAAGGCCTTCGACCGGCTCGGTGGAGTCCCGACGGGCATGATCCGGTATGACAACCTGACTCCGGCGGTGGTGCGGGTGCTGCTGGGTCGGGAACGGGAGGAGAATCCCCGGTTTGTCGCCCTGAGGTCGCATTACGGGTTCGATAGCTTCTTCTGCCAGCCCGGGATCAAGGGTGCTCATGAGAAGGGTGGCGTCGAGGGGGAGGTCGGTCGGTTCCGGCGCCGTCATCTGGTGCCGGTGCCCGAGTTCGCCTCCTTAGCCGAGCTCAACGCTTTCATGGTCGCTGCCGATGCTGGTGATGACGACCGAAAGATCACCGGCCGGGTCGAGACGGTCGGGGCCGCGGCGGCCCGGGAGCTGCCTGGCCTGCGGGGTTTGCCCGATGAGGTCTTCGATGCCGCGCAGACCCTGTCGTGTCGGGTCGATGCGAGAGCCAGAGTGTGCGTACGTCAGTCCTATTACTCGGTGCCGGCCCGGTTGGCTGGCAGACGCCTCCAGGTGCGTTTGGGGGCCACGACGGTGACCGTGATCGCTGAGTCGGGGGTGGTCGCTGTCCATACCCGGTCGCTGCATAAGTACACCGAAGATTTGGTCCTCGATCACTACCTGGAAGTCCTCATACGCAAGCCCGGAGCATTCGCCGGGGCCACCGCGCTGGCGGCTGCCCGGAAGTCCGGGATGTTCACGAACGCTCATCAACGGTTCTGGGATGCTGCGCGTGGGCAACTCGGCGACACGGCCGGGACCCGGGCGCTCATCGGTGTGCTGCTACTGCACCGCAGCCTGCCCAACGGTGACATTGTCACCGCATTGACAACCGCGACCGGGTTGGGATGCTTCGATGCTGATGTGGTCGCGGTCGAGGCCCGCCGGGCCGGTCAGGCGATGACTGCGCCACCGGCGGTGGTCGTCCCGGCCCACGTCGGACCAGTCGGGGAGAGGCCGGTGCCGGGCCTGGGCGCCTATGACGAACTGGTCTCGGTGGTGGGAGCATGA
- a CDS encoding PIN domain-containing protein, with translation MYKAVLDTCVLVPGMQRDFLLQLAAESAYAPHWSSGVLNELIDVLNRIDVKKNRSTNGERRAVLLRRMSAAFPGAEIQAPRDREYGYGLRDPDDEHVLHAALMSGADAIVTDDQRAGLLDSDIVREASIEILTGDEFITNTAYAHRDKAVMAVLTLYRRRRNPPMESPAAILAHLCRSAEMKELYALLIDDLTE, from the coding sequence GTGTACAAAGCTGTCTTAGACACTTGTGTACTCGTCCCGGGTATGCAGAGGGACTTCCTCCTGCAGCTTGCGGCAGAAAGCGCCTATGCACCCCATTGGAGCTCCGGTGTCCTCAACGAGTTGATCGATGTACTCAACCGAATCGACGTGAAGAAAAACCGTTCTACGAATGGGGAAAGGCGCGCGGTCCTTTTACGCCGGATGAGTGCGGCGTTCCCGGGAGCTGAGATCCAAGCTCCGCGTGATCGGGAGTACGGGTACGGACTGCGGGACCCTGATGACGAACATGTCTTGCACGCAGCGCTCATGAGCGGAGCGGATGCGATAGTCACTGATGACCAGCGAGCTGGTTTGCTCGATTCGGACATCGTTCGTGAGGCTTCAATCGAAATCCTCACCGGAGACGAGTTCATCACAAACACTGCGTATGCGCATCGCGACAAAGCGGTGATGGCCGTGCTCACTCTGTACCGCCGGCGACGCAACCCTCCTATGGAGAGTCCAGCCGCGATTCTTGCCCATCTCTGCCGATCTGCCGAAATGAAAGAGCTCTACGCCCTGCTGATTGACGACCTGACAGAGTAG